In the Sandaracinus amylolyticus genome, GGGCATCCTCGACGTGCGCATGGTGCCGCTCGGACAGACGTTCGATCGGCTGGGACGCGCAGTACGCCAGGTCGCGCGCGAGCACGGCAAGGACGTGCGGCTCGTGGTCACGGGCGCCGAGACCGAGATCGACAAGCTCATCGTCGAGGAGCTCACCGATCCGCTGCTCCACATCATCCGCAACGCGGTCGATCACGGCATCGAGCGCGCCGAAGCGCGCCTCGCGATCGGCAAGCCCGAGACCGGCACCCTCGCGCTGAACGCGTACCAGAAGGGCAGCCACGTCGTCATCGAGATCGAGGACGACGGCGCGGGGATCGATCCCGCGCGCATCCTCTCGCACGCGATCTCGCGCGGCCTGCTCAGCGCGGAGTCGGGCCAGGACATGAGCGCCGAGGAGCTGCGGCAGCTCATCTTCCTGCCGGGCTTCAGCACCGCGGCGGAGGTCACCGATCTCTCGGGGCGCGGCGTCGGGATGGACGTCGTGAAGACGAACATCGGGCGCCTCGGCGGCGTGATCGACGTGCACAGCCAGGTCGGCATCGGCACGAAGTTCACGCTCACGCTCCCGATCACGCTCGCGATCCTCAGCGCGCTCGTGCTGCGGGTGCGCGGTCAGACGTTCGCGATCCCGCTCAACGTGGTGCAGGAGGCGCTCTTCCTCGACGAGACCGCCGTGCGCCTCGTCGAGGATCACGAGGTGATCACGCTGCGCGGGCAGAGCCTTCCGATCGTGCGCCTCGCGTCGCTCTTCCGGATCTCGGGCGAGCCCACGGGCGCGCGCTCGTTCGTGGTGGTCACGGCGCTCGGCAATCGGCGCCTAGGGCTCGTCGTCGACGCGCTCGAGGGGCAGCAGGACATCATCACCAAGCCGCTCGGCAAGAGCCTCCACAACGTGCGTGGCTTCTCGGGCGCGACCGACCTCGGTGATCAGCGCGTGGTGCTCGTGCTCGACGCGCCCTCGATCCTCGAGGAGGTCCTCGCGAGCGGCGATCGCCGCGGGGTGGCGGCATGAGCAACGGGCCGCTGGTGAAGCAGCAGGGCTCGATGATGCCCGCGAACCTGCGCGGGCCGCGCACCGATCGCATCCGCAGCGCGAGCACCGCGGAGAACATCACCGAGTTCCTCGTGTTCACGCTCGGGACCGCGCGGATGGGGCTGCCGCTCGAGAGCGTGCAGGAGATCCTCAAGCTGGTCGCGATCACCGAGGTGCCGCGCGCGTCGCACGAGGTGCTCGGGATCCTGTCGGTGCGCGGTCGCATCACGACGGTGCTCGATCTGCGGCGACGGCTCGGTCAGCCCTCGGTCGAGCCGACGCGCCACACGCGCATCCTGCTGGTCGCGGGATCGGACGAGACGCTCGGGCTCGTCGTCGACACGGTGCTGCACGTGGTGCGGCTCCGCGAGGACGAGATCGAGGCGTCGAGCGTGGTCGCGGCGGATCTGCCCGAGCACGTGCTGGGGCTCGGACGGCCGCGTCGTCGCGACGCGGTGCGCGGTGTGGTCGGCGCTTCGGAGACGAAGGGCGATTCCGGTGAGGCGGAGGTGATCGTGCTGCTCGATCCCGATCCGCTGCTGCGGAGGTGAGCGTGGCGCGCGAAGTGCGACGCAGGGGAAGCGATCGCGACAAGAACCTCGTCGGGTTCTTGATCGGCGACGTGCACTACGCGGTCGACATCCAGCGCGTGAAGGAGATCATCCGCCCGCTGCCGCTGGTCTCGCTGCCGCATCCGCCGCCCGCCGTGGTCGGCGTCGCGGATCATCGCGGCGAGGTGGTGCCGGTGCTCGACGTGCGCCGTCGCTTCGGGCTCGCCGCGGCCACCGAGTCGCGCCGCACGAAGTGGCTGCTGGTGACGCTGCCGGGACGCACCGTCGGGCTCGTCGTCGACGCGGTCACGGAAGTGTTCGCGGCGGGCGAGGAGGACCAGCGCGCGGTGCCTTCGATCGGCATGGGCGATCAGGCGCGCGGCATCGTCGCCGTGTTCGGTCATCGCGGCACGCTGGTGTTCGTGCTCGACGTCGATCGCATCGGCGCTGCGGCCGAGCTCGTCGACGTCGAGGGCGCGATGGAGATGCGAGGTCGGGCATGACCAGCGCGCCGCCTCCGCAGTCGCGATGGGACGACGAGAGCGAGGCCGCCGAGGCGCGGCGGCTCGCGGCGCGCGCGCTCGGTGAGCGTCCGGGCGCCGATGCGCCCGAGCGTCTGATGGCGGCGCTCGCCGACCCGGACTGGCGCGTGCGCAAGGAGGCGGCGAGCGCGGCGGTCGCGCTCGCGGGCGACGTGCGTGTGATCGAGCGACTCTCGGACGCGCTGCTCCAGCCCGACGAGGTCGGCCTGCGCAACGCGGCGATCGAGGCGTTCGTGCGCATCGGTCCGCGCGCGGCGTCCGCGCTGCTCGATGCGCTGGAGCGCGCGACCGCGACGGCGCGCAAGTTCGTCGTCGCCGCGATGGCGGGCGCGGGCGAGCAGGTCGTGCCTGCGCTCGCGCGGCTCGCGGGCGATCCCGATCCGAACACCGCGACCGTCGCGCTCGAGTCGCTCGCGCGCATCGGCGGGGAGGGCGCGGAGGACGCGCTGCGCAAGCAGCTCGAGGCGAGCGACTGGGTCGTGCGCCTCGCCGCGCTCGAGGGGCTCGCCGCGCTCGGTGCGCGCGCGCCGGTCTCGCTGCTCGCACCGATGGTGACCGATCCGCTGGTGCGCCGCTTCGCGCTGCGCCTGCTCGGCCGCAGCCGCGATCCCGACGCGGTCGCGCCGCTGATCGCGACGCTCTCGACCGCGACCGGGCTCGCCGAGGTCGCCGAGATCGCGCTCGCGTTGATCGCGCTCCACGATGCCGACGAGCGTGCGGCCGCGTCGATCGCGCGCTCCGCGCGCCGGCTCTCGGGCGCGGATCGCGCGCTGCTGCGCCAGCCGATCGCGACCGAGACCGTGAGCACCGAGGAGCATCTTCCGGCACAGCGCGCCGCGGCGATGCTCTCGCTGCTCGCGCGCGACGTGCAGGCACTGCCGGCGATCGCGGCGCTCGCGGCGCGCGCCGAGCTCGGCCCCGCGGCGCTCGCTGCGCTCCGCGCGTTCGGTGCGGAAGCGGTGCGCCCGCTGCTCTCGATCGCGCCCGCGCTCGATCCGCCCGCCCGCGCGTGGTCGCTCGAGGCCGCGGCCGAGCTCGCGACGATGCCGCTCGACCCCACGGACGACGATCGCACGCCCGATCCCGAGCTCGGCCGCGAGGTGCACGCCGCGCTGCGCGACGCGCTCGAGGCGCGCGACGAGGTCGTGGTGCAGGCCGCTGCGCGCGCCCTCTCGATCTGGGCCGAGCCCGGAGATGCGCCCGCGCTCGTGAAGCTCGGCTCGACGCGTGGTGGTGCGGTCGCGCGCGCGACGAGCACCGCGCTCGAGGCGCTCTCGCACTCGGCCCCGCACTCGGTCGAGATCGCGCTCGACGACGCGTCGCCCGATCGCGCGGATGCGTGGTCCGAAGCGGTCGCCGCCCTCCCGCCCGAGGTCGCGCTCGAGAAGCTGCGCGCTGCGATCGCGTCGGGCGAGGCACCGGCGCGCCGCGCCGCGCTGCTCGCGCTCGATCGGGTCGACTCCGCCGAGGCCGCCGAGGTCGCGTCGATGGCGCTCGCCGACGAAGACGTCGACGTGCAGGTCGCTGCCGTGTCGGTGCTCGCGCGGATGCGCCACGTGTCGGCCCGCGCGATCGCCGCGGCGACGTTGCCCGTCGCGCTGCGCGACGAGAGCCCTGCGGTGCGCGCCGCCGCGGCCCGCGCGATCGGTGCGCTCGGTGATCCCGAGGTGCGCGGCCGCCTGCGCGATCTGCTGCGCGATCCCGGCCCGGGCGTCGCGCTCGCCGCGCTCTCCTCGCTGCGTGCGCTCGGTGGCGCGGAGCCCGCGAGCGAGCCCGATCTCGAGGAGCTCCTCGTCGACGTGCTCGGACATCCCGACGAAGAAGTCGTGAAGGAAGGCCTGCGCGTCGTCGCCGAGAAGATCCGCGACCGCCGCGAGGCGCGCCTCGCAATCGGCCTCTCGCACCCCGCGTGGGACGTGCGCCGCCTCGCCGCCGCGCTGCTCGGCGCCATCGGCAGCGAGGGCGCGCTCACGCACCTGCACGCGCGCCGCGCGATCGAGACCGACGATCTCGTGCGCGCCGCGATCGACGACGCGCTCGATCCCGCGAAGAACGGAGGCGCGGGGGCCTAGTGTCGATCCTCTTCGACAGCGGCCCGAAGCTCCGGATCGAGGAGTTCCGACTCCTCCGCGATCTCGTGAACCGCTACTCGGGGATGCACTTCGACGACGCGTCGATGTTCGTCTTCGAGCGTCGTCTGCGCGATCGCCTCCGCGCGCTCGATCTCCCCGACTTCACCGCGTACTACCACCACCTCCGCTACCACCCGAGCGCGCAGGCGGAGCTGGAGGACGCGGTCGAGGCGCTCGTCACGAACGAGACCTACTTCTTCCGCGAGGAGTACCAGCTCCGCGCGTTCCGCAACGATCTGCTCCCCGCGATCCACGAGCAGGCGCTCGCGCGCGGCACCAAGCGCATCATGCTCTGGAGCGCGGGCTGCTCGACCGGCGAAGAGGTCTACACGCTCGCGATCCTCGTCGCGCGCAGCGGGCTCTTCGACGGGTGGGACGTGCGCGTGTTCGGCAACGACATCTCGCGCCGCGTGCTCGCGACCGCGCGCCGCGCCGTCTATCCGCCCTCGAGCTTCCGCGCGATGCCGCCGGAGTACGCCGAGTTCTTCGTCGAGGAAGAGGGCGGCATGCGCGTCATCCCGCGCATCCGCGCGATGTGCCAGTTCGGACACCTCAACCTGCTCGACGGCGACAAGACGACGTTGCTCGGTCGCGTCGACGCGATCTTCTGCAGGAACGTGCTCATCTACTTCGACACGACCTCGCGCAAGAAGGTGATCGACACCTTCTACGAGAGGCTCCATCCCGGAGGTCATCTGCTGCTCGGCCACAGCGAGTCGCTGCTCCACGTCTCGACCGCGTTCGAGCTCGCGCACCTGAGCTCCGACATGGTCTATCGCCGCCCGCTCGAGAGCGCGCGGGCGCGTCGAGAAGGAGGCGATCGATGACCGCGGAAGGTCGCGCGCTGCGCGTGCTCGTGGTCGACGACAGCGCGTTCAACCGGCGCACGATCGGCGATCTGCTCGCTGCGATCCCGGGCGTCGACGTGGTGGGCAAGGCCGCGGACGGCGAAGAGGCGCTCCGCCTCGTGCTCCAGCTCAAGCCGGATCTCGTCACGCTCGATCTCGAGATGCCGAAGATGGACGGCTTCACGTTCCTGCGCCTCGTGATGGCGCGGCAGCCCACGCCGATCCTCGTGGTCTCGGGGCGCGGCGCGAAGGCCGACGTGTTCAAGGCGCTCGAGCTCGGCGCGCTCGACTTCATCGTGAAGCCGAGCCCGACCGTCTCGACCGAGCTCGGCACGATCCGCCGCGAGCTCGAAGAGAAGGTCGCGATGGTGCGGATGCTGCGGCCGCTCGATCACGGAGCGATCCAGCAGCACGCACGCGACAGCACCGCGACCGCGCTCATCCGCCTGCCGCGCGCCGACGGTGCGCGCCCCGCGCCCGAAGATCCGACGCCCCGGCGCGTCGTCGTGATCGGCTCGTCGACCGGCGGACCGCCCGCGCTGGTCGAGGTGTTCTCGCGGCTCCCGAGCGACTTCGCGAGCTCGGTCGTGATCGCGCAGCACATGCCCGAGCGGTTCACCAAGACGTTCGCGGATCGCCTCGAGCGCCTCGGCGGGATCCGTGTCGCGGAGCTCGAGGAGCGCGAGCCGCTGCGCGCCGGTCGTGCGCTGGTCTGCCCCGGCGGTCGCTGCGTCGAGGTCCAGCACAAGGCGGGCACCACCTACGCGCAGGCGCTCGCGCCCGCGCAGGACGATCGCTACGTGCCGAGCGTCGACCGCCTCTTCAAGAGCGCGGCGAACGTGTACGGGCCGCGCTGCATCGGCGTGATCCTCACCGGCATGGGCGACGACGGCACCCGCGGCGCCGAGGCGATCAAGAAGGCCGGCGGCACCGTGCTCGCGGAGAGCCAGGAGACCGCGGCGATCTGGGGCATGCCGGGCTCGGCGGAGCGCGCCGGTGTCGTCGATCGCAGCGTGCCGCTGCACGGGATCGCCGACGCGATCATGCGCGCATGTGGGGAGCGACGCGGCGCTTGATGCATCGTCACGATGGCATCGCGCACGCGCGATCTGATACCGTCGCAAGGACGCGATGAGCGAGGACGAACGGGAGCGACGAACGAGCGAGCACCCCGCGGATCTGACGCGGGAGCGCGAGGCGTTCGTGCGGCAGTTCCTGCGAAAGGGCGTGGAAGTCACGGAGTCTCTGCTCGAAGAGAACCGTGAGGTCCGCGAGCAGCTGTCGCGTGTGCGCGACGAGAACGCGCGGCTCCGTGCGCAGGTCGCGAGCGACGACGCGATCCGCGATCTACTGCGGAAGATCGAGCAGCTCGAGGCCGAGCGGAAGGCGCTGCTCGCCAAGAGCGACGAGCTCGACGAGCGCACGAAGCAGAGCGAGGTACGCACCTTCGAGATCGAGCAGGAGCTCCACGATCTCGCGAACCTCTACATCGCGAGCAGCCACCTCCACGCGACGCTCTCGGTGCGCGGCGTGGTGAAGCACCTCTCGGAGCTGCTCCAGCAGCTCATGGGCGGCGAGCGCTACGCGATCTTCCTGATGGAGCGCGGCGGCGAGCGCGCGTGGCCGCTCCTGAGCGAGAACCTCGGCAATCTCGGGTCGATCGTCGTCGGCGAGGGCCCGATCGGCATCGCGATGATGACCGGCGTGCCCCGCATCCGCGACGACGAGCCGCTGCCGCCGGGGACGCTGGAGGAGCCGCTCGCGATCGTGCCGATGATGGTGCGAGGCGTGTGTGTCGGCGTGATCGTCGTGGTCTCGGTGCTCGCGCAGAAGGAGCGCTGGGCCGCGGTGGATCACGCGCTCTTCGACTTCCTGGGCTCGCACGGTGGCACCGCGCTCATCGCGGCGAACCAGTACGCCAGCCAGTCCGATCCCCGGACCGCGCTGGATGGAATCGAGCGGCACCTCTCGGCGCCGCACGTCGGGCAGTCCTCGGCGCCGCCCGCGGGTGAGTGATGTCGAGCCACGAAGAACTTGGACGGGCTCTTCTTGTCGGATCGAGGATGACGGATGGCTGATTTCTCGTGTCTCGTCGTCGAGGACTCGCCCATGATGAGGCAGCTCCTCGTCTTCGCGCTGGCCCGCGTGAAGCGCGTCGCCGTGACGGAGGCGGAGGACGGCGTCGATGCGCTCCGGAAGCTCGCGTCGAACCGCTACGACCTGATCCTGACGGACATCAACATGCCGATCATGGACGGGCTCAAGCTGGTGAAGCGGATCCGCTCGGACGCGCAGCACGCGAACGTGCCGATCATCATCATCACGACCGAGGGCTCGACCGAGGACCGGCAGCGCGCGATGGCGTTGGGAGCGAACGCCTACATCACGAAGCCAATCCAAGCGCCGCAGGTGATCCAGAAGGTCAAAGAGCTGCTCAAGCTCGAGTGATCCGTCAGGCTGTCCCTCTTCCCGGTGGCGCTGAGCGGCCATCGCGGCGAGACCATGACGGCGATCAAGATCTGCGGGATCACTCGGCTCGAGGACGCGGAGCACGCGCTCTCGCTCGGCGTCGACGCGATCGGGCTCAACTTCTGGCCGCGTAGCAAGCGGCGCGTGGACCACGCGGTCGCGCGCGAGATCGTGCGGCGCGCGAAGGATCGTGCGCGGGTGGTCGCGATCGTGGTGGACGCGACGCGCGCGGAGATCGCCGACGTTCGCGAGTCGACCGGCATCCGCTGGGTGCAGCTGCACGGCGACGAGGACGCGACGTTCACGCGCGCGCTGCTCCCGTGGGCGTACCAGGCGGTCCGGGCACGCGGCGACGAGGGCTTCCGCATCGCGATGGCCGCGCCGGGGATCGAGGTGCTGCTCGACGCGAGCGTGCCGGGCGAGAAGGGCGGCACGGGCATGATGGCGGACTGGTCGCTCGCAGCGCGTGTCGCGCGGGCGCGGCCGCTCTGGCTCGCCGGCGGGCTCACGGCGGAGAACGTGGCCGAGGGGATCCGCGTGGTGCGGCCGATGGGCGTCGACTCCGCGAGCGGCGTGGAGCGCGCGCCGGGCGTGAAGGACCCCGCGAAGGTCGAAGCGTTCGTGCGCGCGGTGCGCAACGCGTCGCGCTGAGCTTCCCCGCGGGCTGCGCGCCCCCACGCTTCGAGCGTTCGCTCGAGCCGGCGTCTTCGTCGTACGCTCGTGCGCGGCACGACGCGTGCTGAGCACGTGCGGGCGCGCGGAGATCTGTGCCGCTCCGCGCCGTGGAGGAGGGAATCATGCTCCGACGGCTCTTCGTCGCGACCGCCGTGTGCGCCGCGCTGACACCGCTCTTCGTGCCGGACGTCGCGCGTGCGTGCGGCGGCTGCTTCCATCCTCCCGAGGGCAATCCATCGCCGGTCACCGGGCATCGCATGGCGATCGCGCTCGGGACCACGCAGACGACGCTCTGGGATCAGATCGCGTACGAGGGCGACCCCGCGGACTTCGTGTGGGTCCTCCCGATCGCCGGCACGTCGACGGTCGAGATCGCGGAGAACGCGTTCTTCGAGTCGCTCGTCGCGCACACCACGATCACGCTCGTCGCGCCTCCGCCGCCGCGCGTCTCGTGCGACGACCCGTGCGGGGACTCGTTCTTCGCGTCGTCCGACGCCGCGCCGGGACGCGAGCTCGGCGGCGACGGCTCGGTCACCGTGCACCACGAAGGCGTCGTCGGTCCCTACGCGACCGCGACCATCGGCTCGGAAGACCCCGACGCGCTCGTGACGTGGCTGCGCGACAACCGCTACCAGGTCCCCGACGCGATGCTGCCGACGATCACGCACTACGTCGATCTCGGCATGAACTTCGTCGTGCTGCGCCTGAGCCCGAGCGCGAACGTGCAGCGCATGGTGCCGGTGCGCGTGACCGTGCCCGGCCTCTCGACGACGTTCCCGCTGCGCATGGTGGCGGCGGGCGTCGAGGTGTCGGTCGAGCTCGAGCTCTTCGTGTTCGCGGAGAGCCGCATCGAGGCGGCGAACTTCGGCAACGCCGAGGTCGATCGCGCGGCGGTCTCGTTCGACTGGGCGACGCTCACGTTCGACTACGACGCGCGCTACGAGGACGCGCTCTTCGCGGGCGAGGGTGTCGGCACGAATTGGGTGACCGAGTACGCGACGATCGCGCCGACGTCGATCGGCACGTACCAGAGCTTTCCTCCCGACGGCAGTGCGACGACGAGCGCCGCCGCGGACTGGGCGGTGGTCACGCGCTCGGTGTCCGAGCCGTACCTCACGCGCATGCGCACGCGCCTGCCGGTGAGCGAGCTCGGCGTCGACCTGCAGCTGCGCATGTCGGATCGCGAGGACCTCGCGGAGACGCGCGTGATGGTCACGCGCGAGCGGAACCGAGCCGACGAGCCCGAGTGCCCGACGTTCTGCGCGCATCCCGGCATCGGTCCCGGCACGAGCGGTCGGGGGCGCGGCGATGGGCTGCGCTGCAGCACGAGCATGCCCGGCGCCGGCGCGCGTGGGTTGATCGCGCTCGCGATCGTCGGTGCCGCCGCGATCGCGCTGCGCAGGCGTCGCGCGTGAGCGCCTCGCGCGCAGTGCTCGTCGCGGCGCTGCTGCTCGCGCCATCGATCGCGCGCGCCGACGACGAGCCTGCCGCGTCGCTCGGCGATCCCGCCGCGATGACGGCGCCGGTGCTCGATCCCCAGCGCTTCCCCGGTGTCGCGGCGCGCCCGCTCACGCTGCCCGAAGGCATGGCGCGCGTCGATCAGCTGATCTGGTATCGCGTCCCCTCGTTCCCGTTCCCGCGGCGCGGCGTGCCGATGGCGCTCAGCGTCGGCGTGCACGACGACGTGCAGATCGGCGCGTCGTGGGGCGTGCTCGACGATCCCGCGCTCCACGTGCTCGCGCGATGGATCCACGATCCCGTGATCGACGTCGGCGTCTCGGCCGCGCTCACGATCCCCGCGATGACCGAGGGCGACACCACGCTGCGCGTCGGCGTGCCCATCGCGATCCGCGCCACGCCGTGGCTGCGCGTCGATGCGTCGATCGATCTCGATCTGCTCTTCTGGACCCAGGTGGTCCCGCTCGTCGAAGCACCGGTGTCGATCACCTTCGCGCCGATCGAGACGTTCTTCTTCGGCGTGCTCGGGAGCGCGGGATGGCTCGACGACGCGGTCGCGAGCGGCCCGCCGTGGCTCGCGCAGGCGGGCGGCTTCATCGGATGGAGCGGGCGCAACGCGCATGGGGTCATCGCCGACGGGCGCGTCACGGTCCAGGTGTTCCTGCCCGGCGACGACGTGGTCGTGTCGCTCGGGCTCCGGTTCTTCCCGCGCTTCTGGCGGTGAGCGCGCCGCGCTCGCGCGAGTAGGATCGAGCCATGCCGACGATCCCGGTCGATCCGCTGCTGCGGAATCTCTTCGCGATCTACCTCGGGCCCGGCGCTCCACCCGACGCGCGCTCGCTGCGCGCGCACGTCGAGCAGGAGCTCGGCTCGCTCGCCGAGCCGATCGGCGGCATCGCGCGGATGTTGATCGCACGGCCCGAGCTCTTGACCGTCGACGTGCAGCCCGCGCGCGCACTGCCCGCGCCGCCGCTCGAGATGATGCGCTACCTCGGCACCGGCGAGGACGAGATCGCGCGCATCGCGCGCTCGTCGCACGCCGCGATCGTCGCGGTGACGCTGCCGATCCTCCCGGGCTTTCCGGGATCGGCGCTCGCGCTCGCGGGCGCGCGCTCGGTCGCGAGCCTGCACGAGGGTGTGATCCTCGACGTCGATCGCCGTCGCGCGCTGCCCTCGAGCGACGTCGATCGCGCGATCGACGCGCAGCCGCGCTTCGTGGCGACGCGCGATCTGATCCTGCCGGTCTCGCGCGGCACCGACGGGCTCGGCTGGATGACGACGCTCGGCATGCCCTCGTACGGCCTGCCCAACCTCTCGATGCGCGCGATCACACCGGGCACCGAGCGCCCCGTGCTGCAGCTCGTGAACGCGGTCGCGCAGGCGATCGTGGAGTCGCTCGAGCGCGAGGCGATCGACAAGCGCGGCAAGCTCGAGCGCGTCGCGCTCGGCGATGCGATCACCGTCGATCAGGGGCACCTCGCGCGAGCGCGCGGCAAGGGGACGCCGAACGATCGCGGGCGCGGCGCAACGGTCGGACTGCGGCTCGCGCCCGCGGGGCAGCACGAGCCCTTCCTCGAGCTGGTCGCGCCGCCCGGCGTGCGCGACGACGTGTGGGCGGTGCGCGCGCTCGACGTGCTGCTCGGCGCGCCGAAGACGATGGGCGGCGCGTACGACGCCGATGCGATGGAGGCGGCGCATCGCGAGGCGGTCGCGACGTTGCCGCGCGCGAGAGAGCGATTCGCCGCCGGCCTCGACGTGCACGAGGCGCTCTACGTGAAGCACGGCTTCGACGACCGGAAGGGCGGCCGCGAGTACATGTGGATCGCGGTCACGTCGTGGCGTGGTGATCGCATCGAGGGCCGCCTCGCGAACCACTCGACGAACCGCATCGACCTGCGCGCGGGCGTGAGCGTGACGATCGCGGAGGGCGACGTGTACGACTGGATGCTCGCGGGTGCGGGCGGCGTCATCGAGGGAGGCTTCACGAGCAAGGTGAGCGGGGGCTGACCAAGCGGGCGCAACGCCGCGATCCAACGCTTGCGCCTGCACGCGTGAGCCCCCAACCTCGCCCCATGTCGCGCATCGCCCAGGCATTCGAGCGTGCTGCCGCGGAGAAGCGGCCCGCGCTGATCACGTACCTCTGTGCCGGCGATCCCGACCTCGCGTCCACGCCCGATCTGATCGTCGCGATCGCCGAGGCGGGCGCCGACGTGATCGAGCTCGGCGTGCCGTTCAGCGATCCCACCGCCGATGGTCCGGTCATCCAGCGCGCGAGCGAGCGCGCGCTGCGCGCGGGCGCGACGGTCTCGGGCGTGCTCGACGCGGTGCGTGCCGCGCGTGCCCGCACCAGCGTGCCGATCCTGCTCTTCGGGTACTACAACCCGCTCGCGGCGCGCGGCGAGGCGAAGGTCGTGCGCGAGGCGAAGGACGCGGGCGCCGACGGATTCCTCGTCGTCGATCTGCCGCCCGAAGAGGCGCCGCCGCTGCGCGATCACGTGGTCGCGCTCGGGCTCGACTGGGTGCCGCTGGTCGCGCCGACCAGCACGCCCGCGCGCGTCGCGCGTGCCGCCGAGGTCGCGACGTCGTTCGTGTACGTCATCTCGGTCGCGGGCGTGACCGGCGCAGGGCACGCGGACCTCGAGGTCGCGGCGAAGCGCGCGGCCGACGTGCGCACCGCGACGGGCCGCAAGGTCGCGCTCGGGTTCGGCATCAAGACCGCCGACGACGCGCGCCGCGCCGCGCCCCACGTCGACGGCATCGTGGTCGGCAGCGCGCTCGTCACCGCGATCGCCGAAGGCGGCGTCGCCAGCGCGAGCCAGCTCGTGCGCTCGCTGCGCGGCGCGCTGGGCTGATCATCGACGCCATCGATGGCTCTCTCACGAGCCATCGACCGCATCGATGCCTCGCGCGCGGCCCGTCGATGTGGGCCACGCGGCACCTCGACGCTCCCGTCCCGTACCTCTAGAACGTCGCTCCACATGTCCACGTCGCTGCCCGGTCGCTTCGGTCCCTTCGGCGGCCGCTTCGTCGCCGAGACCCTGATCCCCGCGCTGGACGAGCTCGAGAGCGCCTACGCCTCCGCGCGTGCCGACGCGGCCTTCGAGGCGCGCCGGCTCGAGCTGCTCGCGCGCTGGGTGGGCCGGCCGACGCCGCTCTTCTTCGCCGAGAACCTCTCGCGCGAGGTGGGCGCGCGCGTGTGGCTGAAGCGCGAGGACCTCTGCCACACCGGCGCGCACAAGGTGAACAACACCGTCGGTCAGGTCCTCCTCGCCAAGCGGATGGGCAAGCCGCGCGTCATCGCGGAGACCGGCGCGGGCCAGCACGGCGTCGCGACCGCGACCGCGTGCGCGCTCCTGGGCCTGAAGTGCGAGGTCTTCATGGGCGCCGAGGACGTGCGGCGTCAGTCGCCCAACGTG is a window encoding:
- a CDS encoding chemotaxis protein CheW; this translates as MSNGPLVKQQGSMMPANLRGPRTDRIRSASTAENITEFLVFTLGTARMGLPLESVQEILKLVAITEVPRASHEVLGILSVRGRITTVLDLRRRLGQPSVEPTRHTRILLVAGSDETLGLVVDTVLHVVRLREDEIEASSVVAADLPEHVLGLGRPRRRDAVRGVVGASETKGDSGEAEVIVLLDPDPLLRR
- a CDS encoding chemotaxis protein CheW — translated: MAREVRRRGSDRDKNLVGFLIGDVHYAVDIQRVKEIIRPLPLVSLPHPPPAVVGVADHRGEVVPVLDVRRRFGLAAATESRRTKWLLVTLPGRTVGLVVDAVTEVFAAGEEDQRAVPSIGMGDQARGIVAVFGHRGTLVFVLDVDRIGAAAELVDVEGAMEMRGRA
- a CDS encoding HEAT repeat domain-containing protein, encoding MTSAPPPQSRWDDESEAAEARRLAARALGERPGADAPERLMAALADPDWRVRKEAASAAVALAGDVRVIERLSDALLQPDEVGLRNAAIEAFVRIGPRAASALLDALERATATARKFVVAAMAGAGEQVVPALARLAGDPDPNTATVALESLARIGGEGAEDALRKQLEASDWVVRLAALEGLAALGARAPVSLLAPMVTDPLVRRFALRLLGRSRDPDAVAPLIATLSTATGLAEVAEIALALIALHDADERAAASIARSARRLSGADRALLRQPIATETVSTEEHLPAQRAAAMLSLLARDVQALPAIAALAARAELGPAALAALRAFGAEAVRPLLSIAPALDPPARAWSLEAAAELATMPLDPTDDDRTPDPELGREVHAALRDALEARDEVVVQAAARALSIWAEPGDAPALVKLGSTRGGAVARATSTALEALSHSAPHSVEIALDDASPDRADAWSEAVAALPPEVALEKLRAAIASGEAPARRAALLALDRVDSAEAAEVASMALADEDVDVQVAAVSVLARMRHVSARAIAAATLPVALRDESPAVRAAAARAIGALGDPEVRGRLRDLLRDPGPGVALAALSSLRALGGAEPASEPDLEELLVDVLGHPDEEVVKEGLRVVAEKIRDRREARLAIGLSHPAWDVRRLAAALLGAIGSEGALTHLHARRAIETDDLVRAAIDDALDPAKNGGAGA
- a CDS encoding CheR family methyltransferase, with the translated sequence MSILFDSGPKLRIEEFRLLRDLVNRYSGMHFDDASMFVFERRLRDRLRALDLPDFTAYYHHLRYHPSAQAELEDAVEALVTNETYFFREEYQLRAFRNDLLPAIHEQALARGTKRIMLWSAGCSTGEEVYTLAILVARSGLFDGWDVRVFGNDISRRVLATARRAVYPPSSFRAMPPEYAEFFVEEEGGMRVIPRIRAMCQFGHLNLLDGDKTTLLGRVDAIFCRNVLIYFDTTSRKKVIDTFYERLHPGGHLLLGHSESLLHVSTAFELAHLSSDMVYRRPLESARARREGGDR
- the cheB gene encoding chemotaxis-specific protein-glutamate methyltransferase CheB translates to MTAEGRALRVLVVDDSAFNRRTIGDLLAAIPGVDVVGKAADGEEALRLVLQLKPDLVTLDLEMPKMDGFTFLRLVMARQPTPILVVSGRGAKADVFKALELGALDFIVKPSPTVSTELGTIRRELEEKVAMVRMLRPLDHGAIQQHARDSTATALIRLPRADGARPAPEDPTPRRVVVIGSSTGGPPALVEVFSRLPSDFASSVVIAQHMPERFTKTFADRLERLGGIRVAELEEREPLRAGRALVCPGGRCVEVQHKAGTTYAQALAPAQDDRYVPSVDRLFKSAANVYGPRCIGVILTGMGDDGTRGAEAIKKAGGTVLAESQETAAIWGMPGSAERAGVVDRSVPLHGIADAIMRACGERRGA
- a CDS encoding GAF domain-containing protein; the protein is MSEDERERRTSEHPADLTREREAFVRQFLRKGVEVTESLLEENREVREQLSRVRDENARLRAQVASDDAIRDLLRKIEQLEAERKALLAKSDELDERTKQSEVRTFEIEQELHDLANLYIASSHLHATLSVRGVVKHLSELLQQLMGGERYAIFLMERGGERAWPLLSENLGNLGSIVVGEGPIGIAMMTGVPRIRDDEPLPPGTLEEPLAIVPMMVRGVCVGVIVVVSVLAQKERWAAVDHALFDFLGSHGGTALIAANQYASQSDPRTALDGIERHLSAPHVGQSSAPPAGE
- a CDS encoding response regulator codes for the protein MADFSCLVVEDSPMMRQLLVFALARVKRVAVTEAEDGVDALRKLASNRYDLILTDINMPIMDGLKLVKRIRSDAQHANVPIIIITTEGSTEDRQRAMALGANAYITKPIQAPQVIQKVKELLKLE
- a CDS encoding phosphoribosylanthranilate isomerase: MTAIKICGITRLEDAEHALSLGVDAIGLNFWPRSKRRVDHAVAREIVRRAKDRARVVAIVVDATRAEIADVRESTGIRWVQLHGDEDATFTRALLPWAYQAVRARGDEGFRIAMAAPGIEVLLDASVPGEKGGTGMMADWSLAARVARARPLWLAGGLTAENVAEGIRVVRPMGVDSASGVERAPGVKDPAKVEAFVRAVRNASR